The sequence CTGACCAGCGCTTTTCAGTGAAAGCCGCTTGTGGTACATGTGCAAAATGATGACACCAGTGCGGCGCATTTTCCTCTGCAAGTAGCCCACAGCGACCTTGATGTGTGCAAGGTGCCACAACATGAAAGTCTGAACGCAACTGCTCTCGCACGTCTATCAATTTGCGACTAGTATGATATTCGCCCGACTCAACCCAAAGAATTGCCGCGGCAGCCCGAAGGCGTTGCAACAGTGCATCTAAATCCTGCGGGCTGAGTTCTGTGATGATGTGACTGAGCAAGACCACGCCTTGAAACGCTGTATCGTTGAAAGGCAACAAAGAGATATGAGGGAACACTTCACGATGTTTTTGCTCGGCAAACTTCACTGCAAGTGCAGAGCGGTCGTAGAGCGTAAGTCGAACATCAGGCAAAGCAAATGCGCGCAGAAATGTGCGTGAGGCAATCCCCGTGCCGCAGCCCCAGTCGAGCACTGCAGAAGTCGGCGGTTGCCAGCGCAGGCGATGGAGTTGCAAAAGTACATATTGCCATTTCCAAGCAATACGCTCAGCAAACGTTTGATCGTAGAGTTCAAGCAAACGCAAGCTCTCCCAGTAGTCCTGCTTGCTAGCAGAACCTTCCAAGAAGCGCTTGCGCAAAGCACGAAGCTGTTGCCATTCATGAAAGAGAATTGTTGCGTCTGACAAGGCAGAATGAAGTTTTTGTCAAGTTTAGCCACATTCTATGTGCTATGAGCAAAACATAGCTTTCTCAAAAATAACTTGCCAGCACCAATACCCATGTCTTCATCTCTGATAATTCAACTAACACTTTGGGAGAGAGTAAAAACGCATGCTTGAACATGATGCCGTGATGCAGCAAAAAGTAGCACACAACGCTCATGCGATGGTGCTTGCTATGGCCGAATCAACTTTCGACCAGAATGAGATGAGATGCATTTGCGCTTGACGGTGAAATGCTTAATTTGTAAAGCGAAAGTACAACAAATAAATTCGTAGCAGGAGATTGAACTATGGCGGAGTTAATCACGATTGAGCGTCATATTCTTGAGCAGCAGCGCAAATTTCCCAGCGCAAGCGGCGAACTCACCCAATTACTTTCTGATGTAACGTTTGCAGCAAAACTTGTACGGCGAGAAGTCATTCGTGCAGGATTGGTCGATATTCTTGGCTCGGCAGGCAAGCAAAATGTGCAAGGTGAAGAAGTCAAGAAATTAGATCAATTTGCAAATGAAAAGTTTATTCAGGCGATCGGTCATCATGGACGTTTTGCAGTAATGGCATCTGAAGAAAACGAGGATATTATCATTCCCCCGATGGAATCGTCAGGAAAATATGTGCTGATCTTTGATCCGCTTGATGGCTCTTCGAACATTGATGCAAATGTCAGTGTCGGCACAATTTTTTCTATCTACAAGCGCAAATCCCCGGTAGGTACACCGGCAACGGTTCAAGATTGCTTGCAGAAAGGCGTAGAGCAAGTTGCAGCAGGCTATGTGATTTATGGCTCATCGGTGATGCTGGTCTACACAACAGGGCAAGGTGTTCACGGCTTTACCTTAGACCCAACAATTGGCGAATTTTTGCTCTCGCATCCAAACATCACTATACCCAAGCGTGGTAAGATTTATTCCATCAATGAAGGCTACTACCGCTATTTCTTTGATGGTATCAAAAAATACATCAAGTATTTGCAGCACGAAGATAAAGCAACCAATCGTCCGTACTCTGGGCGATACATCGGCTCGCTTGTAGCAGATTTCCACCGCAATTTGCTCTATGGAGGTATCTTCATCTATCCACGCACCAAGAAAGCGCCAGAAGGCAAATTGCGTTTGCTCTATGAAGCCAATCCATTGGCATTTGTGTGTGAACAGGCTGGTGGCAGAGCGACGGATGGCTACAAGCGCATTTTGGATATTGTGCCTGAAAAACTGCATCAACGCACACCGCTTTTCATTGGCAGCGAAGAAGATGTCAAAATCGCAGAAGAATTTGAGCAGGGCTTGCGTGAAGTAGAGCACGATACCGAACTAATCCCGAGTATGCTTGCAGAAGTCTCGCGTGCTGAATCGACACTCTTGCGCTAAGAAGGTCGCAAAAAATCTCAAAATTGTTTGGCTTTTTGGGCGTAAACCCCTATTTTTGCGGGCTCTATTTGTAACAAAAGCGGTGCTCAAGACCAAAACGAGCCAAAAATAGGCTAAAAAATGAAGATTGATACGCAGAGTTTTCGCACTTACTCAGCAAAGCCGCTCGAAGTGGCGCGCAAGTGGTATATCGTCGATGCAGAAGGCAAAACACTCGGTCGACTGGTAAGCAAAATTGCGACGATCTTGCGTGGTAAGCACAAGCCGCAGTTTACGCCGCATGTGGACACAGGCGACTTTGTGATTGTAGTCAATGCAGCAAAAGTCAAATTGACGGGCGCAAAACCACAGAAAAAGATGTATTACCACAACACGCTCTATCCGGGCGGTGCACGCTGGGAAAAATTTGCAGACATCTTGCAAAAGAAACCTGAGCGCATTATTGAAGAGGCGGTGTGGGGCATGTTGCCAAAAGGCAACCTCGGGCGACAAATCTACAAGAAACTCAAAGTCTATGCAGGCCCAGAACACCCACACGCTGCACAAAAACCTGAAAAACTCGAACTTGCCTAACGCAATATGTCAGAACTGATTTCTACAGTTGGAC is a genomic window of [Chlorobium] sp. 445 containing:
- a CDS encoding methyltransferase, with protein sequence MSDATILFHEWQQLRALRKRFLEGSASKQDYWESLRLLELYDQTFAERIAWKWQYVLLQLHRLRWQPPTSAVLDWGCGTGIASRTFLRAFALPDVRLTLYDRSALAVKFAEQKHREVFPHISLLPFNDTAFQGVVLLSHIITELSPQDLDALLQRLRAAAAILWVESGEYHTSRKLIDVREQLRSDFHVVAPCTHQGRCGLLAEENAPHWCHHFAHVPQAAFTEKRWSEFKARIGIDLSQLPLSYLVLDKRAIPLLPRLSSRLIGGTRLYKGYAAVLACTEQGVAEYHLSQRHFPQVYRQIKKGEADTLVSMQTEQGKVVHLESLAVQEMRKA
- a CDS encoding class 1 fructose-bisphosphatase: MAELITIERHILEQQRKFPSASGELTQLLSDVTFAAKLVRREVIRAGLVDILGSAGKQNVQGEEVKKLDQFANEKFIQAIGHHGRFAVMASEENEDIIIPPMESSGKYVLIFDPLDGSSNIDANVSVGTIFSIYKRKSPVGTPATVQDCLQKGVEQVAAGYVIYGSSVMLVYTTGQGVHGFTLDPTIGEFLLSHPNITIPKRGKIYSINEGYYRYFFDGIKKYIKYLQHEDKATNRPYSGRYIGSLVADFHRNLLYGGIFIYPRTKKAPEGKLRLLYEANPLAFVCEQAGGRATDGYKRILDIVPEKLHQRTPLFIGSEEDVKIAEEFEQGLREVEHDTELIPSMLAEVSRAESTLLR
- a CDS encoding 50S ribosomal protein L13, whose product is MKIDTQSFRTYSAKPLEVARKWYIVDAEGKTLGRLVSKIATILRGKHKPQFTPHVDTGDFVIVVNAAKVKLTGAKPQKKMYYHNTLYPGGARWEKFADILQKKPERIIEEAVWGMLPKGNLGRQIYKKLKVYAGPEHPHAAQKPEKLELA